A window of Zonotrichia leucophrys gambelii isolate GWCS_2022_RI chromosome 6, RI_Zleu_2.0, whole genome shotgun sequence genomic DNA:
CAGGACCAGGAGTGTCCATAGGAACCTTTCTGATGTCCTGTCCCCAAAAGAAAGGCAAACTCTGTCGGTGCTGGCAGGAAGAGGGAGTGGCTTTTTTCTCATCTAGGCATACCTGATCCTGTTCTTCcacctttcctcctctccctgcaggggaAAAATCAGATTCTTCTCTGAGCCAGTGCTTATTTGAGGGTGaggcagctgggagggctcctggcactgcctgcagctaGTCCTTGGTGAAGAGCAGCCATCAGAGCTCCAGCTACAGGTGGAGCCATCGAGGATTTCCAAAGCCTGTCTGCATTTGAGCAAGCGTGGCTGGGCCAGACCTGgcaggtgctggctgcaggagggatgcaggatCCCACACTCAGCACCAGGGCCCTGTAGCAAGGAGTGGAGAGGTGGCCACCAAGGCAGAGGTGACAAAAATGACACCCAGTGtggcagacatcttttatgaaaaatccttttcttaggatttttcctcctgagaagctgagaggcttcaagaacaaaatgtaaacattgattgtctgctgctgtggaatgccgcaggtggatctgggattggcccatgttggatgtttccATTAATGGtaaatcacagccagctggctcagacagagagccccgagccacaaacctttgttatcattccttcctattttattcttagctagccttctgatgaaatcctttcttctattcttttagtatagttttaatgtaatatatataataaaataataaatcaagccttctgaaacatggagtcagatccttgtctcttccctcatcctgggaccctgtgaacacggtcacaaccCAGAGCTCCTGTGACCTGTCACCATCCCCGCCGGCACCTCCTCGGGCAGCTCCTGGCCAAAGGCTTCACCAGCTGGCAAGAGGGGAAGCCTGGCAAGATGTGAAATCCCCAtccacagctccttccctcagcagggatggattttttttttttttttttatttattagtgcACCCTCTGAAGTCACTGTTTGTCAGAACCcaagaaattcctctggctgccctggatggctcaagcccctgcccagggggctcagaaaccttggcacagagcccaagatgcctgtgcctttgatttagcccttggaaaaaacaattaccaaccttatatgaagaattacaagccacgaCAGTTTAAGCAGAATGATAGtaaatttatcacagggtggaaaaatagatttttgggggggttttagaatgggagtTCAAGGGGCAAGATGGAGAAATTTGGGTGTGttcagcctttctccttcttcttcttggcctccatcttctgggtgatgttggcacttttggattggtttagagtagaaactcactgtctaacataggttATAGGTGttgggaagttattgtaaatattgtacacgtagtttttagaataaaaagataacaccagtgtgcctctgtctgacctgctgaacagacctcagcaggccaggagaaagaattttatagataagataaaataaacagccTTGAGAATGAGAGCTGAAGAGCtttgactccttctttgacagccaggctgggaaaagagatctTCTAACGCATCCCAGGGTCACTGTGACCAGCGGAAATCCTGAGAACTGCTGGGACTGGGATGTTCTGCATTTTCAGGCTCATTCCgtgccaggaggcagcaggaagagcCAAAAGGAGCTTTCCCAGTGGAGTTTGGTGGGATGAGCTGGTCCCACTCATCCCCTTGCACCAAGCCAGCCCCGGTGCAGGTGAGAACCCTCAGTGCCCACCCTGGGGTCCACAGGGGTCACAGCCACGCCAGGTGACTCCACCAGCTGGAACCAACCCGATTGTCACAGCTCTGAGTGGAaacactgccagggcagcccagcagccctggggtgaATTCCAGCtcggcaggaggaggagggaccAGAGGGAGTGGCGGCTCCCAAATCTCCCGAATcgggagcagaggcagctccagccccatggGAGCGGCGTGAGCAGCCGGCAGCACCTTCTGCTCGGGGCACAGCGGGGACAAGGGCTCTTCTGGACACCACGGGTAATCCCTGTGCtcggtgccaccctggggacagcgggacagGGCACCTGGACAGCCCCGGGGAATATCCTCCAAAGGCATGTCCTGCtcagggaaggggtgggagTGTTTGGAGAGGGGTCAGGACAGTGCACCTGTTCCTATTTACACTGCTGCGCCTCTGGGATGTCACCAGGTGTGCTGGGATGAGGGACACGTCGCAAAGGGAATATTTTCCCAAGCTGTTGGGAGGAAAGGGCCATCCATCCCAAGCAAGGCTCTGCCCTGGAATTTGCATGCCCTTCTCCTGACGCTACGTCACAAAAATGTgctctgctggctttgctaAAGGCTCGCCCTAAAAATACCAACTCCAGAGCCTGGTGGAGCCCAGCGACAGGCGACAGTGTCCCCAGATCGCagccggggggctccgggggatGGTGGGGTGGGAGATGGGGTCCCTGGGGCCGGGCACGGCCGCCCCTTGGCGGTGCTGAGAGCGGGAGGAGccgcagggctgtgcccaggtgagcgcTGCAGGTGCGCCCATCCTCCGCTGCCACCGCTCCGGGAGGGACCGGGTGGCTTCTGTCACCTCCCGCAGCACGGGCAGCCCGCGGCAGGATCGGGGACAGCCGGGAAGGGACAGAAATCTGCTCCCAGATCTCCTCGATTTCACCTGGGTGGGTGCAACACACCTGGCCCTGGCAttcagtgggaatttgggaatccCTGCTAAATTCTCCACACAATTGAACTCCTCTAAGTAGCCGAGGGAACTTCTCTAAGTAGCAGAAATACTGCTGCAAATTTGTCACCTCCAATAAATTTATCCCTTCCTATATGGCAGGgttctgcccagggcagagagaTTGGAtcaaaatgatctttaaggtccttttcCAGCCagagcattctgtgattctgtttctGTTGGATAAAACAGCACAGTGAGATGTTTTGTGGTAGGAACAAGCTGAAGCAGACaccaaaatccttcccaggaAGAACAGGGGTGTCCTGAGATGGCATCTCACTCAGGTCtgcaaaaacaaacccagggtATCCCAGGGTTTCTCCCAGCCATAAGGAGAACCCAAGCAAACCACATTGTTTGGTTTCTTCTTAAGAACGTGGCCCTGAAACTTAAAACTGGGTGATTTACTCCTCATTAGGTCAGCTGTCAGTGGAACAAAATAATGTATTCTTCCAACTAtccaagaaattattttaaatggatgATTTATAATCACCTCCTCGAAATCCAGGTTTGCCCAGGCATGTACAGATGTACCTGTACCTCTGCATGTTTCTGAATATGGAGAATGTGAGATTAAAATGTGGTGGAATTTGGACTCTGGCTTTTTTCAAGACTAGAAAAATGAGCCATTTTCAGAATTAGAGGAATTCTGGTTTAGAATAATTTCACCTGTTGAGGGGTCACGTTGATATCCTGGTGGAAGTGCAGGGCAGATCAAGAGAACTCCCCACAGCTTCTGTGCCAGAAAAGTCCCTCAATGTTCTGACAATGTTTTGCAGAGCACCATGACGTGGCTGTTCCTCACCATTTCTTGTTTCTGTGCTAGTCCCAGTGCCAGCAAAGTCTCTCAAAGTTCTGGCAATGTTTTGCAGAGCACCATGATGTGGCTGTTCCTCACCATCTCTTGTTTCGTGCTCGTCGCTGCAAAGTCAGAGGAGAACCCCGAGGTGTCCATGGATGTTGTAAGTCCCTTCTTTTACTGCTTGGTTGAGCAAGTTACCCAAATGGTCTGTGCAAGACCCATGGGCTCTGTTTGCCTTCACTGAGGGTTGACACCAGGATTTTATGAGATatttgtctccctgctcttaCATGCACAGAGATTTATGGCAGGAATTTCTGGGGggatgtcacagacatgttttatgaaaaatccctccTGAGAAGCccagaggcctcaggaacaaaatataaacaatgattatctgctgctgtggaatgcaacaggtggatctgtgattggtctcatgtggttgtttctaattaatggccaatcacagtccagctgtccagatgatctggtcagtcacaagcctttggtatcattctttttctattcttaactagccttctgatgaaatcctttcttctattttttagtatagttttaataatatatatatatataaaataaaattataaatcaagccttctggaACATGGAGTCACATGCTCATCtgttccctcatcctgggactcCTGTGAACGCCATCACAGGGGGAAGGCTTTGTTCCAAGTCAGCAGGTTTGGTCAGGACAGCCCTCACAGCCCTCtcaggctcagagctgggctgtctgtgctgccctgctcttGATTGCTACACAAAAAGTGACAGTTCTTCACCAGACCTGCCAAAAATTCTGGCTGGAGTCATGACATCACCATGGGGGCATTGGGAGGGACTGAGCCCAGCTTCCCCCTGGTGTCACCATCACCAGCACAGAtggctctgcccagccaagCCCTGCCACTCCTGAGGACAGAGACCCTCCTTAGGGACTGtcccttgctctccttcccttcccacagggCGAAATTGTGCGGTACCACGGGTACCCCTACGAGGAGCACGAGGTGCTGACAGAGGATGGATATTTCCTCACCCTGCAGAGGATCCCCCACGGcagaggcagcccagggagcttCAGCCTCTCCCACaaggcaggggcacagccatCCAACATGTTCTGTCCCCGTAAGTGccacagggagctctgcctggccctgccaccCTGAGggcttggctgggctggaataACCCACGGCAAAGGCAACCTCACTGTGCttgtatttgttttggtttagggCAAAATTGGGAGAGAACTTCTAAAGGGGCTTTTttagaaaagcagatttaattgggttgttgttttttttaaattggtctgggagaaattttttttttaagagaaaagtggaaaaaacttgtttaaacaataaaaactttattaaaCAATAGAACTAATACTATAttaaacaatatatttttttttgctgttttaaaagagatgacaaactcagaaagtctcttttctggGTTGCAGTTTAGTTTACTTAGTCTCTTATTAGTCTTTttggtgctggaaatgctgcagctcaggtTTGGTCTGGTGGGTTACAGGTGTGAGctgttggtgggtttttttgggtgtcCAGTTTAGAGTAGgtttaaagaaaagggaaaaaattacagtctagggaaatattttgcttcagctagctaaaactaaCTTAAATAAAGGAGagctttttgttgtttatttatttgcagaCAACACAGTTTTGGAGAAGGAATGTGGAGGAATGAGTGTAGTGTTTGAAAATAAACTGCAGCCggtgttttttttggtgtttttttttttctttattctttggAATAAGTCTTAAACTTATTATTCAGTATAAACAGAACAGATGgttggggataaaagcatcatgtAGTCAGCCCAGGACAGTGCTCCAGGAGGAAGCTATTCCTGTAGGAAAAACCAGGCAAATAGCCTCAGGAGCAGAAGAAATGCAGGTGCCCACCATGCTGACCTTGCTCTGAGAGGATTTGCCCCAAAGAGGAAGGAGGATGAACGGGGCAGAGAAATCTTGCCCCGGGTTTTAAAAACCAGAAGTGGAGCAGCAAAAAGCCATTagtgagggaaggaaaacaaaccaggcAGCCAATCCAGTGCCAGCTCAGTATTTTGCATCCTTCCTGTGTCCTGTTCAGTGCCATCTCACCATTTGGGGATGTTCCTGTTCTGTACTGCTCCAGAGCAGTGGTGGGGTCATGCGCAGTTCTTGTCATGTACATGGCAAATAAgtgtaaaaaaccccagatttcCAGTCTCTGCCCTGGTCTTCTTCAAAAACAGCTCCCCAGAGAGGTTGAGGACACTGGACAGAGgacagtgtccctgccctggtgtgAGTTCCCAGGGTTGCTGCCAGAGCATGAATGTGAATGCAAATCAACATGATGTGAATGTTCGATTTTGCTCATGGTCACAGAAAATgattccttctcttccttcctccagCCCCAAAGGCTGTGGTCCTCCTGCAGCACGGCCTGGTGTTGGAGGGAAGCAACTGGGTCACCAACTTGCCCAACACCAGCCTGGGATTCATCCTGGCCGACGCTGGCTACGACGTCTGGATCGGGAACAGCCGGGGCAACAGCTGGTCACGGAAACACCAGGAGTTTGAGTTCCACCAGCAGGAATACTCAGCTTACAGGTATTTTCCATGAAACTGGAGGTTGGGCAGGTCCCTGGTACCCTCAGCAGTGtctccaggctggaggagaggcGCTCCTGGCAGTCACACCCTCTGCCAGGGGGCAGAAATTGGGTTGTCAGCTCCTGCCAAAGCGCTTGCCTGTCCCCAAGCAGCCATGGCAAGGTCAGAAAAGGTGATTTTGTCACATGCCTGTCTCCCCTGCAGCTTCCATGAGATGGCCATGTACGACCTTCCAGCGTCCATCAACTACATCCTGCAGAGAACGGGGCAGGAGCAGTTGTACTACGTGGCTTATTCCCAAGGCACCACCACAGGTACTGAGGAGGAGAGCAGGCCTGGCAGGGTCACACCAgctgtgcacccccagcctgggaGTGCTCCTAAAACCTTGGCCAGGGAGTGTTCctaaaaaaggaagggaaatgtcCAGGTATTTCCAaataacaaaaaggaaaagagcaggtAATTGTTTTAACAGAAGAGTTTTGAGCACTGGCAGCCCCAAACTGGGTTCATCTCATTGCTGCCCGAGCCTGACCTGCTGGAGCCACCTCTGAGGGGCTTTAAGGTGGGCACACACACCTGGAAGCCAACATCTGCCTCAGgaacagcagggcagggtctgCTTCCCTCTCCCCCATGCAGGTTTCATTGCCTTCTCCTCCATTCCCGAGCTGGATCGCAAAATCAAGATGTTCTTCGCCTTGGCTCCCATCACCGTCAACTCCCACATGAAGTCCCCCTTGGTGAGGGTGTTTGACCTCCCCGAGGCGCTGATCAAGGTGTGTCCTCAGCACAGGTGGGGTGTGAGGGggaggagggactgggaggcTCACCTGAGACAGGCAGGGCTCCTCCATCACctccatctccctgctctgggtgttTGTGCGTGTGCTGTGAGCCTGGAGGGCAGCAAATCATCCTCCTGTCCAGCCTTCATCACAGAACTTTTAACAGGGATTGGGTATGGGTCTCTTCTCCCTGGAGAAACCTCTCCTAGGAAGGGCAGGGCTCTTCCAGGGCTGTGGCCTTTTCTGAAAAGCCAAAATGATGAAGCACAGCAAAGTTGTCGGCAACTTTCAGGGGTGAGCAAAGAGGTGGGGAGCACCCGGAGGGAAAACAGAGCGTGATGCACCCCACTGATCCACCCCTCTGACTTCCACAGATCATTTTAGGCAAGACAGTGGTCTTTGATAAGGGTGAGGTGTTGAAGCAAGTGATTTCCACCATGTGCACCTACCCCATGCTGAAGACTGTGTGCTCTTTGGTGTTTTACCTGCCTGGTGGGTTCACCAACAGCTTGAACGTGGTATGTACACTGCAGCTTCCCTCTCCAGACATCCCCTTCCTCACTGTCCCAGCCTGAGCTGTCCATCTGCTGCCTCCATGGCCTTCCACATCTTTGGCTGGTGGAAAAATTCAACTTGGAGGCACCAGGGTGGGGTGTTCTCAAGTGAATCGTTGGTGTAATTTCTTAATATTCCAAGAAGGAAATGTGTTAGGGgcaacacacagagctgaggtTTGGAAAAGGATCCTGAGTATGAGGTATGGAGCTTTACTTTGCCTTGAGAACCAGGCAGGCTCCTACCATGGGATTTGCTCAGCTTGCTGCAGGGAGATCTACAGCTCAGTGTGGGTGAGGCTGGTGTGGCTACTGAacaggtttggttttatttctgatgtgggttttttggggaaggagCAAAGAATAAACGTCTCTGGTGGTCTTGCAGAGCCGCATGGATGTGTACCTGGCCCGCTACCCTGACTCCACATCCCTAAAAAACATGTTGCACTGGCGCCAGGTAACACCTCCTGTTCTCCTCCCTCTGCTCGGGGAATGATCTGGGAATAAAACTGGGAACAAtccccccctgctccccctgcagagctgtgtgagggagggagggcaaaGCTGAAACACTGCTGCAAATAAAGTCATTTATCCCAACAAAAGAACTGGGGCTTgtaggaggaggaggtggaacCTGGTGATAAACCAGGACAGGAGATGCCAGAGGGAAAGCTGAGGGTCAGAAAGACCACTAATGGTACAACTAATTGTTGAAAATGTTCTACTCAGATCCTCCTGCTGATGGCATTGACCACAACACACAAAACTTGTCCAAAGTTGTCTGATTCATGTCTCTTTTGAGGCTCTTGGCTGTACACCAGGTTCTTCACTGTGGtcttcctggggctgggctctcctcccaaaatccaaatGTAAAAATGCATTCCCTGAGCCTtggtggcaggagggagcacTGCAGTCCCCTGTCACCTCTTTTATCTTCCTTAGAGCCCCCTCCAATGTGTGGATAATGAACATAGttctccttttccagctctATCAGACTGGGGAATTCAAGCATTACGATTACGGCAGTGACAATGTGCTTCATTACAACCAGGTAAGAGAGAGCCatgctcagagaaaaaaaataaaataaatattccagtGAAAATATTGCAGTGGCTGAGACTGAATTTGGACAATTGAGCAGcctggaatagtggaaggtgcccctgcccatggcaggggagctgggacaAGATGATGTTTGAGGTCCATCCCAACTCGAACCATGCTGTGATTCCATTAATTACATTATGTTTATGGAATTTGCTTTGTATGGGGATGCAGGTTCATAACTTTCTAATAAAAGTAAGTAACTCAGTCACTCAGTGATGACTTTTTGAGCCTCTGGTGGAAAGAACAGGAGCCCAAGGCACAGTGAGGCTCCCTGGTGATAGCTCCTCTTCTATCCCTTGGGATAAGGGAGAAATTCCAAGCAGCCACCAGGACACACTTTGAATTTTTGGCCTGCCCTTTGCCTCCCTCCTGTCTTGCAGAGCACTCCTCCCTTCTATGAGCTGGAGAACATGAAAACCCCGCTGGCTGCCTGGTATGGGGGCAAGGACTGGATCTCAGCCCCCGAGGACGTGAACATCACCCTGCCCCGCATCTCCAACGTGGCCTACAAAAAGTACATCCCCGAATTTGTCCACTTTGACTTCCTCTGGGGCAAGCAGGTCTACGAGCAGGTCTACAAAGAAATGCTTGACCTGATGGAGAAGGGTGCCTAGAGCTGAAGCAGTGATTGTTGGCTTCTCCATGACTTCTGGGGCTTCTTTCATCTTGGGGGggaatgattttaaaaaagaagaaaaactggggggaaaagcTCAATAAACTGCTACACTTGGTCTGGAGTGATATTGCTCTGTCCAGTGAGGACAACCAGGCAATGCAATGACTGGGGAAGCACTCTGGACTGAGGTTCAGTTGGCTGAAGTTGAGCACAGCCCTCACACCCTGAGTCTCCCACGTGCCTCCCTCGCCACCAGTTTAGTGGAACTTGGCTCCTGGTGGCCATTGTGGACTCTGGGCTCCTTGAGCTTGGGTTCCCAGCTGCAAACAGCTGGCCAGGAGCCCCGTGCCCTCCTGGATGCTGGTgtcccacagggatgggatgaaGCCACGTGGTGGATGGGTCCTGCTTTGTTCACCTTCTGGCAGCACTTCCACACCAAGAATCCCAACATCCCGGCACTCACTGCCTTCCttcagggctggaaggagctaTGGACGTCCTGCCTGGTGACAATGAAGAGTGGCCATGGGTTTGTATCCATGAGAACCCCCCACCTCACTAACAAATGGGACATCCTTCTCAGATTCATGCTGATTTGGATAATCTCACTTATGCACAAAGGAGTTTCAGTAAATTCTAGCAGGAaacaccattttttcaccaCTTCAAGCTATCCTAAGGCACAAACCCAGCTGCAAATGCCACCTTTTGCTGCCTTTCAGGGAGACAGAAGAAGAGTGTGGTGGAAAGCAGCAACGAGCCTAAATCTGTTTTCAGCTTCTGGATTAAATTGTTAATGATACCTTGATCAGAGGAGGAATCGTGAATTTGCCAGTTTGTGTATCTACCATCTTAAAATACGCCTGGGAGCAAGCAGGGCAAAGGATAAGGTTCTCTTTTCACAaatatgtaataataataataatgataatgataataataaagtGGATAGGGTATACTGGGCTCTGTGTGGTTGTACTGTTAACTAAAGGCTAAAACTCTGGAGAAATTGGCacaagccctggcacagggtgcccagagcagctgtggctccccctggatctctggaagtgcccaagCCCAGGTTGGATGCGGCTGggatccacctgggacagtggaaggggTGGAATGAGGCAGGatttgaggtctcttccaacccaaaccattccaggattctgtgggTGTGAAGGTTTTCAGCACAGACCTCTCACCAGGTGCAGGTGCAATGCTCCTCGTGCTCAGGGATCATTTCCAGATGATCCTGATGCCTCCAGCATGTCCCTGCAGGGAAGAGGTGGGTGGTGAGGAGGGCgtggagcccagcacagctgctctccagagccAAACTGTGGGGTTTTAGCAGCAGAGATTCATCCAGGAGTCTGGAGatggtggcacagggctggcactgctcaggtTAGCACCTGTAAAGTGTTTCACTTTCTACCCTTAGAACTGGAACTGACCACAGCAGAAAACAGGGCAGGGTGAGGCCATGGCAGGGTGCAGGAATGAGGCTATAGGTCAGATAGGATCTGCCTGGATTGCCAGTGATTAGCTGCCTCACTTAGGACATTTGTAATGACATCTTTTTCTCTGTGATCAGCTGCTCAAGGCAGGGCcgtgccctggagcagcaccttACAGGGCTGCACTGTGCTCATGCCATGGATAGCAGtgcaaatggaaaataaacacaCTGAGAGGCTGCCAAGATGCTCCCCCTGCAAACTTCTGAGAAGCTGGCAGGaaatcagaatcacagaatccttagAGACCCCCCAAGATCATCAAAGCCAACCATgctcaccactaaaccatgtcccacACCTGCCATTtattaaaattcagtttaaaagcACTAACTTTTAACTTCTGAAAACTCATTAAAAGTGCTGGGTTTGGTCTCTTTCTGTTCAGGTTATGAAGTTTCTGCCACTCCTGCAATTATCTGGCTCAGTGTTTGCAATGCATTATCTTCATTCTGCCCTGACAGAGCACTCTGGTGAGGTTCTGGTTTGATCAGATTCTGGCACTTGCTTCCCCTCTGCTGCCAAAGGATCAATAACAAATGAAGAGGTTTGTTTTGGAAGCAAATTGATTTATGCCTGCAGAATAAATATTGTGACATTCCATCTCCTGGGATGGCCATGGCAGGATTGGAGGCCTGGCGTGTCTCAGCTCTGTCAGGCAAGTCCAACACCACCAGGCAGGTCTGTGGTGATTGCAGAGggtatcacagaatcatggaatcatgggtggtttgggtgggaagggacctcaaatcccatctcatcccaccccaaGGACACCTTGGtggctccaagctctgtccagcctggccttgggcactgccagggatccaggggcagccacagctgctccagggcctgcccaccctgccagggaacaattcctaattcccaatatcccatccagccctgccctctggcactgggaagccattccctgtgtcctggcactccatCCCTTTTAAACAATCTCTCCATGTTTCTTGTATCTCCTTCAGGCCCCAATTTGGTCACCccagagcttctcctctccaggctgaacacccccatcTCTCCCAGGAGAACTGCTgcatccctctgcccatcctggtgcCTCCCCTGGATCTGCTCCAACAGATCAATGTCCCACATATCTCAGTCCATGGTGTTCCATTCACCCACAAAGCCTCCACcacccttttctcctccctgtgtGGGCAAAGCAGCCTCAGCCACACGTGGGGAGGATGTTGGTCACTCAGCCTCTCATTCAATCTTCTCCCAGGTGTGCTCATGCAGAGGGTGTCACATGAGGCTGTGAGGGCTCACAGCTGTGTCACATCCCtcccaggggacagcagtgtcaccctgcTGCCTGATCCATCATTTCCCACCtcacacagggcagcagcacacacaggagtCGTGGAGAGGAGCACAGGCTCTTTCCCACATGCACAGGCTTGAAGAGAGGTGGTGCTTTTGCAAGCAGCCCAAGGATTGCTCTGGTGTCTGCTTTAAGCAACGTGCTGGCCCGTGGGGTTGTTTGGAAACTGATTTGTCCCAGAGTTAATCTAGGACAAGGTTTCGTGGAGTTATGACAGATGGCGTGCTGCCTTTTCACGTCTTTTTGATCCTTTACAGCCTGACAACGATTTCCAGAGGCATTGCTGAGTACATTCAGGCTTTTCATTTGGTTGAAAGCACTGTGCTTTCTTATTTCAGGAACTCACAGCAATTTCCCATGTTATTTCCAGtgtaattttcaaattttcttttgagTTTGTTAGATGAACctctgagagagagagactcTGGTTTTaagatttgcattttcttggaATGGGACTTCAAGCAGGTGGGAATATAAGGCCATGGAAAGTTAGCTGAAATCAAAATCAGATGTAATTTTCTCCAAAACTTCACAAACAGGTGTTGAAAGCTCAGCCAGATCAGTTTGTCTCCAGTATGCTGGGAAATAATCTCAGGAGCACCATGGCACCAAATTTGAAAACTGTGGGTGTTTCTTTACTGAGAAATTTTGCTCATGTTTTCCTAGGTCTGTTCAGGCACAAACCAAACTCTTTCAGCTGTAAAATACACTTTAAAGCCAATGAAGAGAAACCAGGGAAGAAGTACAACGAGTTCAGTGTTGTTCTGGGCTCTTCTGAGCACAGGAACAGGGGAGGAATTACTGAAGAAACACCAGTGACCACATCTCCATTATTTCCCAACCCACATTTATGCTTTTGTTTATTCCATTTCATTAGAGAGAATGGAATGATTGCATGAGCAACCCAAACAAGGTGTTGTGAAAAGATCAGCTCTTTCCTCAAGCTCCACTGTGCAACTCCAGCACGGGCAAAACCCCTATAAATGTGCAAACCAGAGACAGCCCAGCCTAGCCAAAGGGACTTTAAACCAGGAAAAGCACGAGCAGATAAGGACTCACCAGGTTCTTCAACCTGAGTGTTCTCCAAGGTTACTGCA
This region includes:
- the LOC135449348 gene encoding lipase member M-like isoform X1 — encoded protein: MMWLFLTISCFVLVAAKSEENPEVSMDVGEIVRYHGYPYEEHEVLTEDGYFLTLQRIPHGRGSPGSFSLSHKAGAQPSNMFCPPPKAVVLLQHGLVLEGSNWVTNLPNTSLGFILADAGYDVWIGNSRGNSWSRKHQEFEFHQQEYSAYSFHEMAMYDLPASINYILQRTGQEQLYYVAYSQGTTTGFIAFSSIPELDRKIKMFFALAPITVNSHMKSPLVRVFDLPEALIKIILGKTVVFDKGEVLKQVISTMCTYPMLKTVCSLVFYLPGGFTNSLNVSRMDVYLARYPDSTSLKNMLHWRQLYQTGEFKHYDYGSDNVLHYNQSTPPFYELENMKTPLAAWYGGKDWISAPEDVNITLPRISNVAYKKYIPEFVHFDFLWGKQVYEQVYKEMLDLMEKGA
- the LOC135449348 gene encoding lipase member M-like isoform X2, producing MMWLFLTISCFVLVAAKSEENPEVSMDVGEIVRYHGYPYEEHEVLTEDGYFLTLQRIPHGRGSPGSFSLSHKAGAQPSNMFCPPPKAVVLLQHGLVLEGSNWVTNLPNTSLGFILADAGYDVWIGNSRGNSWSRKHQEFEFHQQEYSAYSFHEMAMYDLPASINYILQRTGQEQLYYVAYSQGTTTGFIAFSSIPELDRKIKMFFALAPITVNSHMKSPLVRVFDLPEALIKIILGKTVVFDKGEVLKQVISTMCTYPMLKTVCSLVFYLPGGFTNSLNVLYQTGEFKHYDYGSDNVLHYNQSTPPFYELENMKTPLAAWYGGKDWISAPEDVNITLPRISNVAYKKYIPEFVHFDFLWGKQVYEQVYKEMLDLMEKGA